The Candidatus Saccharimonadales bacterium genome contains the following window.
GAAAGATCTACCAGATTAGAAAGGCCCGGCTCTTTAAGCAGAGAGGTGCAGTCGTTGGAAGAAACAGTAGTGGGGTCGGACTGCCCTTTGATATAAGCCATGGCGTCATTAACGGCTGATTGAGCAGCATAAGAAGCGGCTGCACTCAATTGATTATTGAGCGAGTTGGTCACAGCCCGGTCCATGATGCGGCTGAAGCCCAGGGTAATCAACGCCAAAAGAACCACCAGTACGCCTACAATGACGATGGAGGCTAGGCCGTCTTGATTGTGTGTGCGTCTCATGAATGTAACCCCTCGTAAACCCCTGTGCTCAAACGGGTGACGGAACAAAATGCTTGGTCTTGCTGTCCGCCCGTGCAAGCTATTTTGTCTGGATCGTTGAGATCAGAAAACGCACTGTCCGCCCCGAATGCAATGGTTATGTTTACATTATAAAGTTCACCATTAGCACTAGCAATATCGAGCTTCATTAGGCGCATGTGATTACCAAGCATTTCGGCCGGCTTATTAAATGGCAAAGTGCCCGACGCGCAGCCGGTTGATGTGGGACAAGGCTCGGCACAGGCTGTAGCGCCTGGCAAAATATCCTTAACCAGGCCGAAGTTGCCGCCTGGTGAATAATCTTCTGGCTGGCTGGTGTCTAGCTCTTTGGGCGAAACATTAAAGGTGTAGCGCACGCCGCCAATACAGTAGTAATAATAGTTATAGCTGGCACCTTTTTGCAGGGTGGAAACACTGGCAGCATTCTCGATATTGCTAGTAACGTCGTTCATTACCTGGCTGGTTATGTTCTGTGTTTGATTAATGGTTACGCCTTTGTAAAAAATGCGGCCGATTGAGGTAAAGCCGGCTAGCGCTACTAGTAAAACGAGGCTAAAGACAGATGTGGCGATCATTAATTCAATGATCGTGAAACCTCCTGGCGCCAGCGCCGTTCTACCCTGCTGACTAGCAGAGCTAGTCACTCTGGTAGAACTTTTGGCCAATTGCGGCGTCAACTGTGTACGATACTCGCTCAACGTATTGCATATACGCTTCGCTCGTTTCTCCTGGTTTCCTTGCACTTGGCTCAAACGCTGATGCCAGGATTGCGGTGCCCTCTTCATCTCTTTAATCATAAGCTATTTGCCCTAAAGTTAACAGCCTCCACTACTGGCATTCTTAAACGAAGACAGCTCGTCGTTGCCGACATTGGTTGATCCCATATTCGCCACATTAGAAGCGGCCACGTAACAAGCGCCCTGGAAATTGGCATCCTTATACAAAATTTCGCGACGACCAGGCGGAACCAACACCGATGATATAGTGTCGTTTAAGCCCTGAGAGCTAAGATTAGATTCGTTGCTACTGAAATAAGTGCAGTTTTGGAAATTAGCATCTATGCAAAAGCCCGGGTTGTTATTCACAAATACCGTGGTCTGAGCAGACTTGGAACCGCCAGGGCCAGTGCAATCTAAGGTGTACCTTTTGGTACCCGAACTCAAATGGTCGAGAGTCTGCTGGCCATCTTTAGGCCGAATACTACCGCTCCAACTAGCATCCGAGCTGGAAGCCGTACAGGAAGTTACATTAGAAACCGTCCACTTAAGAGTGGTG
Protein-coding sequences here:
- a CDS encoding prepilin-type N-terminal cleavage/methylation domain-containing protein; translated protein: MKRAPQSWHQRLSQVQGNQEKRAKRICNTLSEYRTQLTPQLAKSSTRVTSSASQQGRTALAPGGFTIIELMIATSVFSLVLLVALAGFTSIGRIFYKGVTINQTQNITSQVMNDVTSNIENAASVSTLQKGASYNYYYYCIGGVRYTFNVSPKELDTSQPEDYSPGGNFGLVKDILPGATACAEPCPTSTGCASGTLPFNKPAEMLGNHMRLMKLDIASANGELYNVNITIAFGADSAFSDLNDPDKIACTGGQQDQAFCSVTRLSTGVYEGLHS